A genomic stretch from Georgenia muralis includes:
- a CDS encoding ABC transporter ATP-binding protein produces the protein MNGSAAAHGPAPALEVRHLTRRFGERTVVDDVTFTVEPGRMTGFVGANGAGKTTTMRMVMGVLAVHGGEVRWGGRALTAADRARFGYMPEERGLYPKQPVTDQLTYLGQLRGMTRRDAQAESARLLDRFGLGGRRHDKLESLSLGNQQRVQIAAALLHRPVALVLDEPFSGLDPVAVDSMVDLLRDRLADGVPVIFSSHQLDLVDRLCDSLVILSDGRVMAAGPAEQLRSGGPLRFRLTATVDAGWVRGAPGVRVLDVEGATAVVELADDAAREPLLRAAVERGLREFSPIVPSLSEIYREALR, from the coding sequence ATGAACGGTTCAGCCGCAGCGCACGGCCCGGCGCCCGCGCTCGAGGTTCGGCACCTGACCCGCCGCTTCGGCGAGCGGACGGTCGTCGACGACGTGACGTTCACCGTCGAGCCCGGCCGCATGACCGGCTTCGTCGGTGCCAACGGTGCCGGCAAGACCACGACGATGCGCATGGTCATGGGGGTCCTGGCCGTCCACGGCGGCGAGGTGCGGTGGGGCGGGCGTGCGCTGACCGCGGCGGACCGGGCCAGGTTCGGGTACATGCCCGAGGAGCGCGGCCTCTACCCCAAGCAGCCGGTGACCGACCAGCTCACCTACCTCGGCCAGCTGCGGGGGATGACCCGTCGCGACGCGCAGGCCGAGTCCGCGCGGCTGCTCGACAGGTTCGGGCTCGGCGGCCGTCGGCACGACAAGCTCGAGTCGCTCTCCCTCGGCAACCAGCAGCGGGTCCAGATCGCCGCTGCGCTGCTGCACCGGCCCGTCGCGCTGGTCCTCGACGAGCCGTTCTCCGGTCTCGATCCTGTCGCCGTCGACTCGATGGTCGACCTCCTGCGCGACCGGCTCGCCGACGGCGTGCCGGTCATCTTCTCCAGCCACCAGCTCGACCTCGTCGACCGGCTGTGCGACTCCCTCGTCATCCTCTCCGACGGCAGGGTGATGGCCGCCGGCCCCGCCGAGCAGCTGCGCTCGGGCGGTCCCCTGCGGTTCCGGCTCACGGCCACCGTCGACGCCGGCTGGGTCCGCGGCGCTCCCGGCGTCCGGGTCCTCGACGTCGAGGGCGCCACGGCGGTCGTCGAGCTTGCCGACGACGCCGCCCGCGAGCCCCTCCTTCGCGCCGCGGTCGAGCGCGGTCTGCGCGAGTTCAGCCCGATCGTCCCCTCCCTCTCCGAGATCTACCGCGAGGCACTGCGATGA
- a CDS encoding response regulator, whose product MVLSVEDDIEVVGEAADGAEALAVLARTPADVVLMDVQMPVMDGIAATAEIVARGLGKVVILTTFDREDYLFDALAAGASGFLLKNADPDDLVDAVHAVAEGHALLAPEATLRVIARLVGDHPALRREPAGGATAPPTAPPGPAPADRRAIEALTPREREVLGLLARGLSNAEIAVELFLGESTVKTYVSNVLAKTASRDRVQAVVFAYRTGLAG is encoded by the coding sequence ATGGTGCTCTCCGTCGAGGACGACATCGAGGTCGTCGGTGAGGCGGCGGACGGCGCCGAGGCCCTCGCGGTGCTCGCCCGCACCCCTGCCGACGTCGTGCTCATGGACGTCCAGATGCCCGTCATGGACGGCATCGCCGCGACGGCGGAGATCGTCGCGCGCGGTCTCGGCAAGGTCGTCATCCTCACCACGTTCGACCGCGAGGACTACCTCTTCGACGCCCTCGCGGCGGGTGCGAGCGGGTTCCTGCTCAAGAACGCCGACCCCGACGACCTCGTCGACGCCGTCCACGCCGTCGCCGAGGGCCACGCCCTGCTGGCCCCGGAGGCGACCCTGCGGGTGATCGCCCGGCTCGTGGGAGACCACCCGGCGCTTCGGCGGGAGCCGGCAGGAGGGGCAACGGCTCCGCCGACCGCCCCACCCGGCCCCGCCCCGGCCGACCGCCGGGCGATCGAGGCGCTCACCCCGCGCGAACGCGAGGTGCTCGGACTGCTCGCGCGCGGCCTGTCCAACGCCGAGATCGCCGTCGAGCTCTTCCTCGGGGAGTCCACCGTGAAGACCTACGTCTCGAACGTCCTCGCCAAGACGGCTTCGCGCGACCGGGTCCAGGCCGTCGTCTTCGCCTACCGCACCGGTCTGGCCGGCTGA
- a CDS encoding sensor histidine kinase: protein MPSTLTGRRPDPLTGSAPAGVEGLGDVAADPRGARLNAWLNDPADPWWERPGPTPAQLRNDVAGALAFLVVALAMVAVAKSMGMRYESEEIWRAYVATAAMILPLAARRRYPLAVLLASSGLFVGLSYLSPEAAFQIAFQVAYFTALYTAVAWARDRRPLWIAMGLVLLAMTLWVVAYFTVTAGFEEAAANYGEPDGPLPQLTAAVLYSAVVNLAYFGGAILVGRSSWRGALQRERLAAQAAQIREQAAELARRAVVDERLRIARELHDVVAHHVSVIGIQAAAARRVLPRDPGETAQALRTIESSSRDAVAEMRSLLGVLRSETGAGREDGRAPEPGLRELAELAETHRAAGLAVTLTVVEEREGDLLGLSGPLALCVYRVAQEALANVRRHSTAARVSVTVRTGTAAAATRWVEVEVVDDGASRPGTAGSGYGLRGLRERVQLHSGEAEIGPREGARGWRVRARLPLRSAS from the coding sequence ATGCCCAGCACGCTCACCGGCCGGCGGCCGGACCCGCTCACCGGGTCCGCCCCTGCAGGGGTCGAGGGGCTCGGCGACGTCGCGGCAGACCCGCGCGGCGCCCGCCTCAACGCCTGGCTCAACGACCCGGCGGACCCCTGGTGGGAGCGGCCCGGCCCCACGCCGGCCCAGCTGCGCAACGACGTCGCCGGGGCCCTGGCGTTCCTCGTGGTGGCGCTGGCGATGGTGGCCGTGGCCAAGTCCATGGGCATGCGCTACGAGAGTGAGGAGATTTGGCGGGCGTACGTCGCCACCGCCGCGATGATCCTGCCGCTGGCCGCGCGCCGGCGCTACCCCCTCGCGGTCCTCCTGGCATCCTCCGGCCTGTTCGTGGGGCTGTCGTACCTCAGCCCCGAGGCCGCCTTCCAGATCGCCTTCCAGGTCGCCTACTTCACGGCCCTGTACACCGCGGTGGCCTGGGCGCGTGACCGGCGCCCGCTGTGGATCGCGATGGGCCTGGTCCTGCTCGCGATGACGCTGTGGGTGGTCGCGTACTTCACCGTGACCGCCGGCTTCGAGGAGGCGGCGGCCAACTACGGCGAGCCCGACGGGCCGCTCCCGCAGCTGACGGCCGCCGTGCTCTACAGCGCGGTGGTCAACCTCGCCTACTTCGGCGGGGCGATCCTCGTGGGGCGCTCGTCCTGGCGCGGCGCCCTCCAGCGCGAGCGCCTGGCCGCCCAGGCGGCGCAGATCCGCGAGCAGGCGGCCGAGCTCGCCCGGCGGGCCGTCGTCGACGAGCGGCTGCGGATCGCGCGGGAGCTCCACGACGTCGTCGCCCACCACGTCTCGGTCATCGGCATCCAGGCCGCTGCCGCCCGGCGGGTCCTGCCGCGCGACCCCGGGGAGACGGCGCAGGCCCTACGGACGATCGAGTCGAGCAGCCGTGACGCCGTGGCGGAGATGCGCTCGCTGCTCGGCGTGCTGCGCAGCGAGACCGGTGCCGGCCGGGAGGACGGCCGCGCGCCCGAGCCGGGGCTGCGGGAGCTCGCCGAGCTCGCCGAGACCCACCGGGCGGCCGGTCTCGCGGTCACGCTGACGGTGGTGGAGGAGCGGGAGGGCGACCTCCTGGGGCTGTCCGGACCACTGGCCCTGTGCGTCTACCGGGTGGCGCAGGAGGCGCTGGCGAACGTGCGGCGGCACTCCACCGCGGCGCGCGTGAGCGTCACGGTCCGCACCGGCACGGCGGCCGCCGCGACGCGGTGGGTCGAGGTCGAGGTCGTCGACGACGGAGCCTCGCGGCCCGGCACCGCGGGCTCCGGGTACGGGCTCCGCGGCCTGCGCGAGCGGGTGCAGCTCCACTCCGGTGAGGCCGAGATCGGACCCCGGGAGGGGGCGCGCGGCTGGCGGGTGCGCGCCCGGTTGCCCCTGCGGAGCGCCTCGTGA